The genomic segment CGCAGTCCGGGTGCTCACCACCTTCGACGACGACGATCCCGCGGCCCGCCGCGATGTGGTGTGGCTGGCCGCGGAGGAGGTGCGGGGCATCGCCCGCCGGAGTCTGCACATGGCGCCGCTGTCGGTGGGCGGGCTGCTGCGCAGCCGGTTGTTCGGCACGTCCACGGTGATCCTGGCGTCGGCGACGCTCCAGATCGGCGGGTCGTTCGACGCGCTCGCCGTCACCTGGGGACTACCCCCGCAGTCCGCGCACACCGTCGACCCGGCCCTGGCCAACGGCGCCGAGGCGCCCTCGGACACCGGATCGGTGCGCTGGAACGCCCTCGACGTCGGTTCGCCGTTCGACCACGCCAAGTCGGGCATCCTCTACGTGGCCAAACATCTGCCGATCCCGGGCCGGGACGGACTGCCCCCGGCCTATCTGGACGAGATCCAGCGGCTGGTCACCGCCGCCGGCGGCCGCACCCTCGGCCTGTTCTCCTCGATGCGGGCGGCGAAGGCCGCGACCGAGGCACTGCGCGGACGCCTGGACACCCCGGTGCTGTGCCAGGGTGAGGATGCCACCGGTGTGCTGGTTCGGCGGTTCGCCGAGGATCCGGCCACCTCACTGTTCGGCACGCTGTCGCTGTGGCAGGGGGTGGATGTCCCGGGCCCGTCGCTGAGCCTGGTGATCCTCGACCGCATCCCGTTCCCCCGGCCCGACGATCCGCTGCTGGTGGCCCGGCAGAAGGCGGTGGAATCCCGCGGCGGCAACGGATTTCTCGCCATCGCCGCCAATCACGCGGCGCTGCTGCTCGCGCAGGGCACCGGCCGGTTGCTGCGCAGCGTCGACGACCGCGGCGTGGTGGCCATCCTCGATCCGCGCCTGGTCACCGCTCGCTACGGGCCCTACCTGCGGGCCTCGCTGCCGCCCTACTGGGAGACCTCCGATCCGGAGGTCGTGGCCAAGGCCCTGCAGCGGCTGACCGCGGCCGCTGTGTGAACCATGTGAAAATTCACACGGCAACCCGGGTATCTTCTGGACGGAAGTAAACTGGACAGCGGTACTCCGGTGAATCCCCCAATTCCCCATCGGATGTATCGCCGTCCCCGCGCCGCGCCCTGCAACCTGGCGCGGGGACCTGGGGGAATCCCGCTCGGCGGCTAGTCGGCGAGGAAGAAGAAGTAGCCGAGGAACACCAGCATCAGCACCCACATCACCGGGTGCACCTCGCGGATCCGCCGCTTGGCCACCATCACCACCGGGTAGAACAGCAGCCCCATCGCGATGCCGTTCGCGATCGAATAGGTCAGCGGCATCATGATCACGGTCAGGAAGGCCGGAATCGCGTATTCCAGCTTGTTCCACTCGATGTCGCCGAGTGCGCGGGCCATCAGCACACCCACCACGATCAGCGCCGGCGCGGTCACCGCGGGCGCGCCGGCCACGACGGCGAACACCGGGAAGAAGAACATCGCCACCGCGAACCAGCCCGCGGTCGTCACCGCGGTCAGCCCGGTCCGGCCGCCCGCGCTCACCCCGGCGGTGGATTCCACATAGGCCGTGGTGGTGGAGGTGCCGATGATCGCGCCGGCCGTGGTGCCGATCGAGTCGGCGGCCAGCGCCTGCGCCGCGCGCGGCAGCTTCCCGTCCTCGCCGAGCAGCCCGGCCTGGTTGGCGATGCCGATCAGGGTGCCGGAGGCGTCGAAGAAATCGACGAACAGCATGGTGAGCACGACGATCGCCATCTGACCGGTGAAGGCGTGCGGGAGGTGGACGATCGCCTGCCCGAAGGTCTGATCCAGTCCGTGCGGCGTGCCCACGACCGCGTGCGGCAGTCGCACCAGCCCGCTGACGATGCCGACCACGGTCGTCGCGACGATGCCGTAGAGCACCGCGCCGTGCCGGCCGAGCACCAGGAACACCACGGTCACCAGCAATCCGAACAGCGCCAGTAGCGTAGTGCCCCTGGTGAAGTCGCCGAGATGCACGAGGGTGGCGTCGTCGGCGATCACGATCCCGGAGTTCTTCAGGCCCAGGAACGCCACGAACATGCCGATACCCGCCCCGACGGCCAGCTTCATCTGCAACGGGATGGCGTCGATGATCTTCTCGCGGATCCTGGTGATCGCCAGCACGAAGAAGACGACGCCGGACAGCAGGGTGCCCGACAACGCCTCCTGCCAGCGGATACCCATTCCGAGCACCACCGAGTAGGCGAAGAAGGCGTTGAGTCCCATCCCCGGCGCGAGCGCCACCGGATAGCGCGCCCACAATCCCATCACCAGCGTGCCGACCACGGCGGCCACGGCGGTGGCGGTGAACACCGCCTGCGTCGGGATGCCACGGGAACCGAGCGGGCCGTGGTCGCCGAGGACCGCCGGATTGACCGCCAGCACATAGGACATGGCGAGGAACGTGACCGTCCCGGCCATGATCTCGCGCCGGACGGTCGACCCGAGCCGGGAGATCCCGAAGTAGGCGTCGACGCGACCGGTGGACTCCGGTTGGACGTCGGTTGTCGTCATCAGATGTCTCCACCCCGCCGAACGAATGAGCTGCCCCCGGCACGGTAGCCGCCGCGACACGCCGGAGGGAAATCGCCATGGTTAATCACTGGCAATCCACCTCGCCACCACTTGAGCGGAACCTCGGGTCACATGCAATTACCGGGCAATTAACCGAATAATTCACCTAAAATCCGACTTTCCTTGACCGAATCTGGGAGTGCCGTTACAAATACGTTATTCCGGCCATCCGCGCCTTCGCGCCCGACCGAGTGAGAAGTGCAAGCTGTTGGTTACCGATATCGTCGACACCACCGTGGACCTCCCCGTCGCACGGGCCGCCGTGTGGGAACTGCTGCGCGACCCGCAGATCTATCCCCGGATATTTCCCGGGATCGGGGCCTGTGAACAACTCGGCTCCGCCGAACCCGGCAGCGTGCAACTGCGGCTGCGGATCGGCCGGGACGCCACCGACGTCCG from the Nocardia sp. BMG111209 genome contains:
- a CDS encoding NCS2 family permease; this translates as MTTTDVQPESTGRVDAYFGISRLGSTVRREIMAGTVTFLAMSYVLAVNPAVLGDHGPLGSRGIPTQAVFTATAVAAVVGTLVMGLWARYPVALAPGMGLNAFFAYSVVLGMGIRWQEALSGTLLSGVVFFVLAITRIREKIIDAIPLQMKLAVGAGIGMFVAFLGLKNSGIVIADDATLVHLGDFTRGTTLLALFGLLVTVVFLVLGRHGAVLYGIVATTVVGIVSGLVRLPHAVVGTPHGLDQTFGQAIVHLPHAFTGQMAIVVLTMLFVDFFDASGTLIGIANQAGLLGEDGKLPRAAQALAADSIGTTAGAIIGTSTTTAYVESTAGVSAGGRTGLTAVTTAGWFAVAMFFFPVFAVVAGAPAVTAPALIVVGVLMARALGDIEWNKLEYAIPAFLTVIMMPLTYSIANGIAMGLLFYPVVMVAKRRIREVHPVMWVLMLVFLGYFFFLAD